Proteins found in one Zea mays cultivar B73 chromosome 1, Zm-B73-REFERENCE-NAM-5.0, whole genome shotgun sequence genomic segment:
- the LOC100283861 gene encoding p8MTCP1 — protein sequence MPRRSSGRSAPRPAPRAAPVRNPPQPARQAPPPAPVRDGGGSMFGGIGSTIAQGMAFGTGSAMAHRAVDAVLGPRTIQHETVASEAAAAAPAPPVMNADACSIHSKAFQDCLNNYGSEISKCQFYLDMLNECRRGGVSA from the exons atgccTCGCCGCAGCTCAG GAAGGTCTGCCCCACGCCCAGCTCCCCGTGCTGCTCCAGTGAGGAACCCGCCACAGCCAG CACGCCAGGCTCCTCCTCCAGCTCCTGTTCGAGATGGTGGTGGCTCCATGTTTGGAGGAATTGGGTCCACCATTGCTCAAG GTATGGCGTTTGGCACGGGTAGTGCCATGGCACACAGGGCTGTTGATGCTGTATTAGGTCCCCGGACCATTCAGCATGAGACTGTTGCCTCagaagctgctgctgctgcccctgCCCCTCCAGTGATGAATGCTGATGCTTGCAGCATCCATTCTAAGGCTTTCCAAGAT TGTCTCAACAACTATGGCAGCGAGATCAGCAAGTGCCAGTTCTACCTAGACATGCTGAACGAGTGCCGCCGTGGTGGTGTGTCTGCCTAA